The proteins below are encoded in one region of Spirochaetota bacterium:
- a CDS encoding heterodisulfide reductase-related iron-sulfur binding cluster, translated as MSLSSLYDLPVDQITRESYFNVGGMHGFMRWGVYIFLIIAGVYILYSLIQRVRIWRKGKPELRTDFHEKRIIALLKYVFLQKKVLREKYAGIMHASLFYGFVGLFIVTFIILIQEDVTELFFHFKFLVGDAYLLWSLAGDVFGVAVIVGLVMAFWRRYKVKPSRLDTKPIDTFALVLIAFIILTGFLNESLRIAITGFPTFEVWSPVGYTLAHLFGWISIPTLEVTHYINWWLHMIGAFTFIGLIATDKLGHVLITMLNVYFQNLDNESPKTKFAMPIISPQEFETAESFGVGTVEHFTWKQLMDGDACTRCGRCQDNCPAYLTEKPLSPKKIVNDVKAAMDERIPKLLVAEDPATVESKALIGEHVLEDEIWSCTNCAACMENCPVQIEHVPKINDMRRYQVLMEGKMAPELQTSFSNMENNSNPYGFAFAARGDWVTEDLGVKTLAEDPDVDFLYYVGCAASYDKRNQKVAIALCKILKAAGYKVGILGAEEACCGDSAMRAGNEYLFHSLAAQNLETFKNYGVKKIITTCPHGYNMLKKEYPKFAKVGVDSSGNPLEVNYEVYHHTEVIMDLIKLGKIRLSKPLNETITYHDSCFLGRYNEIYDQPRNIIKAIPGTNFVEMSRNHQRSFCCGAGGARMWIEEHLGTRINQFRTKDAQATGATKIGTACPFCLTMLSDGANELDIQNLQTFDLAEYVWESMEK; from the coding sequence ATGAGCCTTTCAAGTTTATATGACCTGCCTGTCGACCAGATTACCAGGGAATCATACTTTAATGTTGGTGGCATGCATGGTTTCATGAGATGGGGTGTATATATCTTTTTAATTATCGCAGGTGTATATATTCTGTACAGTTTAATTCAACGAGTGAGAATCTGGAGAAAGGGTAAACCAGAACTGAGAACCGATTTTCACGAAAAAAGGATTATCGCACTCCTCAAATATGTCTTTTTACAGAAGAAAGTACTGAGGGAAAAATATGCAGGTATAATGCATGCTTCCCTGTTCTACGGATTTGTTGGGTTGTTCATCGTAACGTTCATCATACTTATACAGGAAGACGTTACTGAACTATTCTTCCATTTCAAATTTTTGGTGGGAGATGCTTATCTATTGTGGTCACTGGCTGGCGATGTGTTTGGCGTTGCTGTTATTGTTGGACTGGTCATGGCTTTCTGGCGCAGATATAAGGTGAAGCCAAGCCGTCTTGATACCAAGCCAATCGACACATTTGCGCTGGTACTCATTGCATTTATTATCCTTACAGGTTTTCTTAATGAGTCATTAAGAATTGCAATCACCGGCTTCCCAACATTTGAAGTCTGGTCACCTGTTGGCTATACGCTGGCTCACCTCTTTGGATGGATCAGCATCCCTACACTTGAGGTAACCCACTATATCAACTGGTGGCTTCATATGATTGGCGCTTTTACATTCATTGGGTTGATAGCAACTGATAAATTAGGCCACGTGCTTATTACCATGCTTAATGTCTACTTCCAGAATTTAGATAATGAAAGCCCAAAAACAAAATTTGCAATGCCAATCATCAGTCCCCAGGAGTTTGAAACAGCAGAGTCGTTTGGTGTGGGAACTGTTGAGCATTTTACCTGGAAACAGCTTATGGACGGTGATGCATGTACCCGTTGTGGACGCTGTCAGGACAATTGCCCGGCATATTTAACTGAAAAGCCACTATCTCCAAAAAAGATTGTCAATGATGTAAAGGCAGCAATGGATGAACGTATCCCAAAACTGCTTGTTGCTGAAGACCCCGCTACAGTTGAATCCAAAGCATTAATTGGTGAACATGTGCTGGAAGATGAAATCTGGTCATGTACTAACTGCGCTGCATGTATGGAAAACTGCCCGGTTCAGATTGAGCATGTACCAAAAATAAATGATATGCGTCGCTATCAGGTCCTCATGGAAGGTAAGATGGCTCCTGAATTGCAGACTTCATTTAGCAATATGGAAAACAACTCCAATCCTTACGGATTTGCATTTGCAGCCCGTGGTGATTGGGTCACTGAAGATTTAGGTGTTAAAACATTAGCTGAAGATCCGGATGTAGATTTTCTCTATTACGTTGGATGTGCTGCATCGTATGACAAACGTAATCAGAAAGTGGCGATAGCTCTTTGTAAGATACTGAAGGCTGCAGGATACAAAGTAGGTATCCTTGGTGCCGAAGAAGCATGTTGTGGTGATTCAGCAATGCGTGCAGGAAATGAATACCTGTTCCATTCACTGGCAGCACAAAACTTAGAAACATTTAAAAACTATGGTGTAAAAAAGATTATCACTACCTGCCCACATGGATATAACATGCTCAAGAAAGAATATCCCAAATTTGCTAAAGTGGGTGTTGATTCAAGTGGTAATCCGTTAGAAGTCAATTATGAAGTATATCATCACACAGAGGTTATCATGGATCTTATTAAATTAGGCAAGATCCGGCTGTCAAAACCTCTTAATGAAACTATCACCTATCACGATTCATGCTTCCTGGGTCGATATAATGAGATATATGACCAGCCACGAAATATAATTAAAGCTATACCTGGCACTAACTTCGTTGAAATGAGCAGAAACCACCAGCGTAGCTTCTGCTGCGGTGCTGGCGGTGCTCGTATGTGGATTGAAGAGCATTTAGGTACCCGTATTAATCAATTCAGAACAAAGGATGCACAGGCTACTGGTGCAACAAAGATTGGTACTGCATGTCCATTCTGCCTTACCATGCTTTCTGACGGTGCCAACGAGCTTGACATTCAGAATCTGCAAACATTTGATTTAGCTGAATATGTATGGGAATCAATGGAAAAATAA